The following are encoded in a window of Pseudomonas sp. St316 genomic DNA:
- a CDS encoding thymidylate synthase, protein MKQYLELVADVIEHGTRQANRTGVNTISLPGAMLRYDLKKGFPAITTRKMAFKSAIGEMCGFLRGVNNAAEFRALGCKVWDQNANENAQWLANPFRQGEDDLGEIYGVQWRKWPAYKQIPLSNPAAIEQTLAQSYRQIAEGEENGQAYVVLYKAIDQVRQCVDTIIKDPGSRRILFHGWNCAQLDEMALPPCHLLYQFHPNVETKEISLTLYIRSNDLGLGTPFNLTEGAALLSLIGRLTGYTPRWFTYFIGDAHVYENHLDMLKEQLRREPFPMPKLVISERVPEFAKTGVYQPEWLELVEPSDFSLEGYQHHAPMTAPMAV, encoded by the coding sequence ATGAAACAATATCTCGAGCTGGTGGCCGACGTCATCGAGCACGGCACCCGGCAAGCCAACCGCACCGGCGTCAACACCATCAGCCTTCCCGGCGCAATGTTGCGCTACGACCTGAAGAAAGGCTTCCCGGCCATCACCACCCGCAAGATGGCCTTCAAATCGGCCATCGGCGAGATGTGCGGTTTCCTTCGTGGCGTGAACAACGCCGCCGAATTCCGTGCCTTGGGCTGCAAGGTCTGGGACCAGAACGCCAACGAAAACGCGCAGTGGCTGGCCAACCCGTTCCGCCAGGGCGAAGACGACCTGGGCGAGATCTACGGCGTGCAATGGCGCAAGTGGCCGGCCTACAAGCAGATCCCCCTGAGCAACCCGGCGGCCATTGAGCAGACGCTGGCCCAGAGTTACCGGCAGATCGCCGAAGGCGAAGAAAACGGCCAGGCCTACGTGGTGCTGTACAAGGCCATCGACCAGGTCCGCCAGTGCGTCGACACCATCATCAAGGACCCGGGCAGCCGGCGCATCCTGTTCCACGGCTGGAACTGCGCCCAGCTCGATGAGATGGCCCTGCCGCCGTGCCACCTGCTCTATCAGTTCCACCCCAATGTCGAGACCAAGGAAATTTCCCTGACCCTCTACATCCGCTCCAACGACCTGGGCCTGGGCACGCCGTTCAACCTCACCGAAGGCGCCGCGCTGCTGAGCCTGATCGGCCGCCTGACCGGCTACACGCCGCGCTGGTTCACCTATTTCATCGGCGATGCGCACGTCTACGAAAATCATCTGGACATGCTGAAAGAGCAGCTTAGGCGCGAGCCGTTCCCGATGCCCAAGCTGGTGATTTCCGAGCGTGTGCCGGAATTCGCCAAGACCGGCGTGTACCAGCCAGAGTGGCTGGAGTTGGTTGAGCCGAGCGACTTCAGCCTCGAAGGCTACCAACACCACGCGCCGATGACCGCGCCGATGGCGGTCTAA
- a CDS encoding HAD family hydrolase, with product MRLALFDLDNTLLGGDSDHAWGDYLCERGFLDAVTYKARNDEFYQDYLAGKLDNAEYLNFCLEILGRTEMHVLAQWHLDYMRDCIEPIVLPQALDLLKKHRDAGDKLVIITATNRFVTGPIAERLGVETLIATECEMIDGRYSGRSTDVPCFREGKVTRLNRWLEETGHSLDGSYFYSDSMNDLALLEVVTHPVAVDPDPNLRAEADKRGWPVISLRG from the coding sequence ATGCGGCTGGCTTTATTCGACTTGGACAACACCTTGCTGGGCGGCGACAGCGACCACGCGTGGGGTGATTACCTGTGCGAGCGCGGTTTCCTGGACGCTGTCACCTACAAGGCACGCAACGACGAGTTCTACCAGGATTACCTGGCCGGCAAGCTCGACAATGCCGAGTACCTGAATTTTTGCCTGGAAATCCTCGGTCGTACCGAAATGCACGTGCTGGCCCAGTGGCACCTGGACTACATGCGCGACTGCATCGAGCCGATCGTGTTGCCCCAGGCCCTGGACCTGTTGAAAAAGCACCGTGACGCCGGCGACAAGCTGGTGATCATTACCGCGACCAACCGCTTTGTCACCGGGCCGATTGCCGAGCGCCTGGGCGTCGAGACGCTGATTGCCACTGAATGTGAAATGATCGACGGTCGCTACAGCGGGCGCAGCACCGATGTTCCATGCTTTCGCGAGGGCAAGGTGACCCGGCTGAACCGTTGGCTGGAAGAAACCGGGCATTCGCTTGATGGCAGCTATTTCTATAGCGATTCGATGAACGACCTGGCGCTGCTGGAAGTGGTGACGCATCCGGTGGCGGTGGATCCGGATCCGAATCTGCGGGCCGAGGCTGATAAGCGGGGTTGGCCGGTGATCAGTCTGCGCGGTTGA
- the cadR gene encoding Cd(II)/Pb(II)-responsive transcriptional regulator, whose product MKIGELAKITDCQVETIRYYEREGLLPEPARSDGNYRVYTQAHAERLTFIRNCRTLDMTLEEIRSLLALRDSPQDQCESVNALIDEHIQHVKARIDGLLALQTQLIDLRHRCGEGPDLDQCGILQRLEVSGAVAPEVEHSHVGRSHGH is encoded by the coding sequence ATGAAGATCGGCGAACTGGCGAAAATCACCGACTGCCAGGTCGAGACCATCCGCTATTACGAGCGCGAAGGCTTGTTGCCGGAGCCGGCCCGTAGCGACGGCAATTACCGCGTCTACACCCAGGCCCATGCCGAGCGGCTGACGTTCATCCGCAATTGCCGCACCCTGGACATGACCCTGGAAGAAATCCGCAGCCTCCTGGCCCTGCGCGACAGCCCCCAGGACCAGTGCGAAAGCGTCAACGCGCTGATCGACGAACACATCCAACACGTCAAGGCCCGTATCGACGGCCTGTTGGCCTTGCAGACGCAACTGATCGACCTGCGCCATCGCTGTGGCGAAGGGCCGGACCTGGATCAATGCGGGATCTTGCAGCGGCTGGAGGTGAGTGGCGCGGTGGCGCCGGAGGTGGAGCATTCGCATGTGGGGCGCAGTCACGGGCACTGA
- a CDS encoding sulfite exporter TauE/SafE family protein, protein MEFVLYLLLGACAGVLAGLFGVGGGMIIVPVLVFSFTLQGFDPQVLTHLAVGTSLASIIFTSVNAVREHHRKGAVRWPIFAWMTVGILIGAGFGAITAEAISGPHLQKIIGVFAMIVSVQLALDFKPKASRTVPGKTALTVAGTVIGWASAIFGIGGGSLTVPFLTWRSVPMQQAVATSSACGLPIALASALSFMILGWHDPLLPAHSLGFVYLPALLGIALTSMVFARFGARLAHRLSPRLLKRLFAALLFCVGLSFLF, encoded by the coding sequence GTGGAATTTGTGCTCTATCTGCTGCTCGGCGCCTGCGCCGGCGTGCTGGCCGGGTTGTTCGGCGTGGGTGGCGGGATGATCATCGTCCCGGTGCTGGTGTTCAGTTTCACCCTGCAGGGCTTCGACCCGCAGGTGTTGACGCACCTGGCCGTCGGCACGTCCCTGGCGTCGATCATCTTCACCTCGGTCAATGCCGTGCGCGAGCACCACCGTAAAGGCGCGGTGCGCTGGCCAATATTCGCCTGGATGACCGTAGGGATCCTGATCGGTGCCGGTTTCGGCGCGATCACCGCCGAAGCGATTTCCGGCCCGCACCTGCAAAAGATCATTGGCGTGTTTGCCATGATCGTCTCCGTGCAACTGGCCCTGGATTTCAAGCCCAAGGCCAGCCGCACGGTGCCGGGCAAGACCGCATTGACCGTGGCCGGCACGGTGATCGGCTGGGCCTCGGCGATTTTCGGCATTGGCGGCGGTTCGCTGACCGTGCCGTTCCTGACTTGGCGCAGCGTGCCAATGCAGCAGGCGGTGGCGACTTCATCAGCCTGCGGTTTGCCGATCGCCCTGGCCAGCGCTTTAAGTTTCATGATTCTGGGCTGGCACGATCCGCTGTTGCCGGCCCATAGTCTCGGTTTTGTGTATTTGCCGGCGCTGCTGGGCATCGCCCTGACCAGCATGGTCTTCGCCCGCTTCGGTGCGCGACTGGCCCATCGCCTGTCACCGCGCTTGCTCAAGAGGCTGTTCGCCGCCCTGCTATTCTGCGTCGGCTTGAGTTTCCTGTTCTGA
- a CDS encoding RNA pyrophosphohydrolase — MIDPDGFRPNVGIILTNDAGQVLWARRINQDAWQFPQGGINPQETPEEALYRELNEEVGLEREDVEILACTRGWLRYRLPQRLVRTHSQPLCIGQKQKWFLLRLISNEQRVRMDLTGKPEFDGWRWVSYWYPLGQVVTFKREVYRRALKELAPRLLTRD; from the coding sequence GTGATCGACCCCGATGGTTTCCGCCCCAATGTGGGGATCATTCTGACGAATGATGCAGGGCAGGTGCTATGGGCTCGCCGTATCAATCAAGACGCCTGGCAGTTTCCCCAGGGTGGGATCAACCCCCAGGAGACGCCGGAAGAGGCCTTGTACCGCGAGTTGAATGAAGAAGTGGGGCTTGAGCGAGAAGATGTCGAAATACTCGCCTGCACCCGCGGCTGGTTGCGCTATCGTTTGCCGCAACGCTTGGTCAGGACGCACAGCCAACCGCTGTGCATCGGCCAGAAGCAGAAATGGTTTCTCCTGCGCCTGATCTCCAACGAGCAGCGGGTGCGGATGGATTTGACCGGTAAACCGGAGTTCGATGGCTGGCGCTGGGTCAGCTATTGGTATCCGTTGGGCCAGGTAGTGACATTCAAGCGCGAAGTCTACCGACGCGCTCTCAAAGAGCTTGCCCCGCGCCTGCTGACGCGCGACTGA
- a CDS encoding heavy metal translocating P-type ATPase translates to MSDSLHIHKPDHGHDHGHSCCASKAAPPVVILGKTPTDGARLSSFRIEAMDCPTEQTLIQNKLGKLEGVQQLDFNLINRVLGVTHDLPSDAPIIKAIESLGMQAEPLTPGQKQATKDLPAPAKPWWPLALSGVTALGAEVIHFTNAAPSWVVAVVALVSILSGGLGTYKKGWIALKNRNLNINALMSIAVTGAVLIGQWPEAAMVMFLFTVAELIEAKSLDRARNAISGLMQMAPEQATVQQADGSWQVQDVKLITLGARVRVRPGERVGLDGDVVAGRSTIDQAPITGESLPVEKTIGDKVFAGTINQAGELEYAVTAAADHSTLARIIHAVEQAQGARAPTQRFVDQFSKIYTPAVFVLALAVAIIPPLFMGAAWFDWIYRALVLLVVACPCALVISTPVTIVSGLAAAARKGILVKGGVYLEGGYKLDYLALDKTGTLTHGKPVQTDYVALDPSVETTAAALAASLAARSDHPVSRAIANAAVDKQLAQQVVDNFEALAGRGVRGDIGGQTYHLGNHRLVEDLGLCSAELEEKLFALEKQGKSVVLLIGATGPLALFAVADTVKDSSREAIRQLHDLGIKTLMLTGDNAHTADAIAAQVGIDQARGDLLPEDKLQAIEALYAKGHRVGMVGDGINDAPALARAEIGFAMAAAGTDTAIETADVALMDDDLRKIPAFIRLSRQTSRVLKQNIALALVIKAIFLGFTFAGVATMWMAVFADMGVSLLVVFNGLRLLRK, encoded by the coding sequence ATGAGCGATTCTCTTCACATCCACAAACCCGACCACGGCCATGACCACGGGCATTCTTGCTGCGCCTCGAAAGCAGCACCGCCTGTGGTCATCCTCGGCAAAACGCCGACGGACGGTGCGCGTCTGAGCAGTTTCCGCATCGAAGCCATGGATTGCCCCACCGAACAGACGCTGATCCAGAACAAGCTCGGCAAGCTCGAAGGCGTGCAGCAACTGGATTTCAACCTGATCAACCGCGTGCTGGGCGTGACCCACGATTTGCCCAGCGACGCGCCGATCATCAAGGCCATCGAATCCTTGGGGATGCAGGCCGAGCCGTTGACCCCAGGCCAGAAACAAGCAACCAAGGACCTGCCCGCGCCGGCCAAACCCTGGTGGCCGTTGGCGCTGTCCGGTGTCACGGCCCTGGGCGCCGAGGTCATCCATTTCACCAATGCCGCGCCCAGCTGGGTGGTGGCCGTGGTGGCACTGGTGTCGATCCTCAGCGGCGGCCTCGGTACCTACAAGAAGGGCTGGATCGCCCTGAAGAACCGCAACCTGAACATCAACGCCCTGATGAGCATCGCCGTGACCGGCGCCGTGCTGATCGGCCAGTGGCCGGAAGCGGCGATGGTGATGTTCCTGTTCACTGTGGCCGAACTGATCGAAGCCAAATCCCTGGACCGGGCACGCAACGCCATCAGCGGCCTGATGCAGATGGCCCCGGAGCAGGCCACCGTGCAACAGGCCGATGGCAGCTGGCAGGTGCAAGACGTAAAACTCATCACCCTCGGTGCACGGGTCCGGGTCCGCCCGGGCGAAAGGGTTGGCCTGGACGGTGACGTGGTCGCCGGTCGCTCGACCATCGACCAGGCACCGATCACCGGCGAGAGCCTACCGGTGGAAAAAACCATCGGCGACAAAGTGTTCGCCGGCACCATCAACCAGGCCGGCGAATTGGAATACGCCGTGACCGCGGCGGCCGATCACTCCACCCTGGCGCGGATCATCCACGCCGTGGAACAGGCCCAGGGCGCTCGCGCACCGACTCAGCGCTTCGTCGACCAGTTCTCGAAAATCTACACCCCGGCGGTGTTTGTCCTGGCGCTGGCTGTAGCCATTATCCCACCGCTGTTCATGGGCGCGGCGTGGTTCGACTGGATCTACCGGGCGCTGGTGTTGCTGGTGGTCGCTTGCCCGTGCGCACTGGTGATTTCCACCCCCGTGACCATCGTCAGCGGCCTCGCCGCCGCCGCGCGCAAAGGCATCCTGGTCAAGGGCGGCGTGTACCTGGAAGGCGGCTACAAGCTTGACTACCTGGCCCTGGACAAGACCGGCACGCTCACCCACGGCAAGCCGGTGCAAACCGACTATGTGGCGCTGGACCCGAGCGTGGAAACCACCGCTGCGGCCCTGGCCGCCAGCCTCGCCGCCCGCTCCGACCACCCGGTTTCCCGGGCGATTGCCAACGCGGCTGTGGATAAGCAACTGGCACAGCAGGTTGTGGATAACTTTGAGGCACTTGCCGGGCGCGGCGTGCGCGGCGACATCGGTGGGCAGACTTATCACCTGGGCAATCACCGCCTCGTGGAAGACCTCGGTCTGTGCTCCGCCGAACTGGAAGAGAAACTCTTCGCCCTGGAAAAACAAGGCAAGTCCGTGGTGCTGCTGATCGGCGCTACAGGCCCCTTGGCACTGTTTGCCGTGGCCGACACCGTGAAGGACTCCAGCCGCGAAGCCATCCGGCAGCTGCATGACCTGGGTATCAAGACCTTGATGCTCACCGGCGACAACGCTCACACCGCCGACGCGATTGCCGCGCAGGTGGGCATCGATCAGGCCCGGGGCGATCTGTTGCCCGAGGACAAGCTGCAGGCCATCGAAGCGCTTTACGCCAAGGGCCACCGGGTCGGCATGGTGGGTGACGGCATCAACGACGCCCCGGCCCTGGCCCGGGCGGAAATCGGCTTCGCCATGGCAGCGGCCGGGACCGACACGGCGATTGAAACCGCCGACGTCGCGTTGATGGACGATGATCTGCGCAAGATCCCGGCTTTCATTCGCCTGTCGCGGCAGACTTCAAGGGTCCTGAAACAGAACATCGCGTTGGCGTTGGTGATCAAGGCGATCTTTCTCGGGTTTACCTTCGCCGGGGTCGCCACCATGTGGATGGCGGTGTTTGCCGACATGGGGGTGAGCTTGCTGGTGGTGTTCAATGGGTTGCGGTTGTTGCGTAAATAA
- a CDS encoding NRDE family protein, whose translation MCLIVFAWRPGHARPLIVAANRDEFYARPTLSLAQWPDAPHVHAGRDLEAGGTWLGIGAEGRFAALTNIRDPGQLPAFKSRGELVARFLTGNLSIAEYLSEIVPRAGEFGGFNLLLGDGAELWHFNARDSQPQRLAEGVYGLSNAGLNTPWPKLLKARAALSEVLDDPQPEALLALLNDPKPAPVAELPDTGVGVATEMLLSSVFIASPAYGTRASTALIVHADGTRHLVERSFGPHGGHLGEVEVRV comes from the coding sequence ATGTGCCTGATCGTATTTGCCTGGCGCCCCGGCCATGCCCGGCCGCTGATCGTGGCGGCCAACCGCGACGAGTTCTATGCCCGGCCGACCTTGTCCCTGGCCCAGTGGCCTGATGCGCCCCATGTGCATGCCGGTCGCGACCTGGAAGCCGGCGGCACCTGGCTCGGCATTGGCGCCGAGGGGCGCTTTGCCGCCCTGACCAACATCCGCGACCCGGGCCAGCTCCCGGCGTTCAAGTCGCGCGGCGAACTGGTCGCGCGGTTTCTGACCGGAAATCTGTCGATTGCCGAGTATTTGAGCGAAATCGTGCCCCGTGCCGGTGAGTTCGGTGGGTTTAACCTGCTGCTCGGTGATGGCGCTGAGCTGTGGCACTTCAACGCTCGCGATAGCCAGCCACAGCGTCTGGCTGAGGGTGTCTATGGCTTGTCGAACGCTGGGTTGAACACGCCCTGGCCCAAGTTGCTCAAGGCCCGCGCGGCGCTGAGCGAGGTATTGGACGATCCGCAGCCCGAGGCGCTGCTTGCGCTGCTGAACGACCCGAAGCCTGCTCCGGTGGCTGAGCTGCCTGATACGGGGGTGGGAGTGGCGACCGAGATGCTGTTATCGAGTGTGTTCATCGCCAGCCCGGCCTACGGGACGCGGGCGAGCACGGCGCTGATCGTCCATGCCGATGGGACGCGGCACTTGGTCGAGCGTAGTTTCGGGCCGCATGGGGGGCATTTGGGGGAGGTTGAAGTCAGGGTTTAG
- the ptsP gene encoding phosphoenolpyruvate--protein phosphotransferase — protein sequence MLNTLRKIVQEVNSAKDLKAALGIIVLRVKEAMGSQVCSVYLLDPETNRFVLMATEGLNKRSIGKVSMAPNEGLVGLVGTREEPLNLENAADHPRYRYFAETGEERYASFLGAPIIHHRRVVGVLVIQQKERRQFDEGEEAFLVTMSAQLAGVIAHAEATGSISGLGRQGKGIQEAKFVGVPGSPGAAVGTAVVMLPPADLDVVPDKAITDIDAELGLFKTAIEGVRADMRALSAKLATQLRPEERALFDVYLMMLDDASLGSEVTTVIKTGQWAQGALRQVVTDHVNRFELMDDAYLRERASDVKDLGRRLLAYLQQERQQTLVYPDNTILVSEELTPAMLGEVPEGKLAGLVSVLGSGNSHVAILARAMGIPTVMGLVDLPYSKVDGIQMIVDGYHGEVYTNPSDVLRKQFADVVEEEKQLSLGLDALRDLPCVTLDGHRMPLWVNTGLLADVARAQKRGAEGVGLYRTEVPFMINQRFPSEKEQLAIYREQLAAFHPQPVTMRSLDIGGDKSLSYFPIKEDNPFLGWRGIRVTLDHPEIFLVQARAMLKASEGLNNLRILLPMISGTHELEEALHLIHRAWGEVRDEGTDVPMPPVGVMIEIPAAVYQTKELARQVDFLSVGSNDLTQYLLAVDRNNPRVADLYDYLHPAVLQALQNVVRDAHAEGKPVSICGEMAGDPAAAVLLMAMGFDSLSMNATNLPKVKWMLRQINLSKAQELLAEVMTIDNPQVIHSSLQLALKNLGLARMINPASNKTL from the coding sequence ATGCTCAATACGCTGCGCAAGATCGTCCAGGAAGTTAACTCCGCCAAGGATCTCAAGGCGGCGTTGGGGATTATTGTATTGCGTGTCAAAGAGGCCATGGGCAGCCAGGTCTGCTCGGTCTACCTGCTGGACCCCGAGACCAATCGTTTCGTGCTGATGGCCACCGAGGGCTTGAACAAGCGCTCCATCGGCAAAGTCAGCATGGCCCCCAATGAAGGCCTGGTCGGTCTGGTCGGCACACGTGAAGAACCCCTGAACCTCGAAAACGCCGCGGATCACCCGCGCTACCGCTACTTTGCCGAAACTGGCGAAGAACGCTACGCCTCGTTCCTCGGGGCACCGATCATCCACCACCGCCGCGTTGTCGGCGTGTTGGTCATCCAGCAAAAAGAGCGCCGCCAGTTCGACGAAGGTGAAGAAGCCTTCCTCGTGACCATGAGCGCGCAACTGGCCGGGGTTATCGCCCACGCCGAGGCCACCGGCTCGATCAGCGGCCTGGGTCGCCAGGGCAAGGGCATCCAAGAAGCCAAGTTCGTCGGCGTACCGGGTTCACCGGGCGCGGCAGTGGGCACGGCGGTGGTCATGTTGCCGCCCGCCGACCTCGACGTGGTGCCGGACAAGGCCATCACCGATATCGACGCCGAACTGGGGTTGTTCAAGACCGCCATTGAAGGCGTGCGCGCCGACATGCGCGCCCTGTCGGCCAAGCTGGCAACACAGCTGCGTCCAGAAGAGCGCGCGTTGTTCGACGTTTACCTGATGATGCTCGACGATGCCTCCCTGGGCAGCGAAGTGACCACCGTCATCAAGACTGGCCAGTGGGCCCAGGGCGCACTGCGTCAGGTGGTGACCGACCACGTCAACCGTTTCGAACTGATGGACGACGCCTACCTGCGCGAGCGGGCCTCGGACGTCAAGGACCTTGGCCGCCGGTTGCTGGCCTACTTGCAGCAAGAGCGCCAGCAGACCCTGGTCTACCCCGACAACACCATCCTGGTCAGCGAAGAGCTGACCCCGGCCATGCTCGGCGAAGTGCCCGAAGGCAAGCTGGCGGGGCTGGTCTCGGTATTGGGTTCGGGCAACTCCCACGTGGCGATCCTGGCCCGGGCCATGGGCATCCCGACGGTGATGGGCCTGGTGGACCTGCCGTACTCCAAGGTCGACGGCATCCAGATGATCGTCGATGGCTACCACGGCGAGGTCTATACCAACCCCAGCGACGTGCTGCGCAAGCAGTTTGCCGATGTGGTCGAGGAAGAAAAGCAACTGTCCCTGGGCCTGGACGCGCTGCGGGACCTGCCATGCGTGACCCTCGACGGCCATCGCATGCCATTGTGGGTCAACACCGGCCTGCTGGCCGACGTGGCCCGGGCGCAGAAACGTGGCGCCGAGGGTGTGGGCCTGTACCGCACCGAAGTGCCGTTCATGATCAACCAGCGCTTCCCCAGCGAAAAGGAACAGCTGGCGATCTACCGCGAACAACTGGCCGCGTTCCACCCGCAACCGGTGACCATGCGCAGCCTGGACATCGGCGGCGACAAGTCCCTGTCCTACTTCCCGATCAAGGAAGACAACCCGTTCCTCGGCTGGCGCGGCATCCGCGTGACGCTCGACCACCCGGAAATCTTCCTGGTCCAGGCCCGGGCCATGCTCAAGGCCAGCGAGGGCCTGAACAACCTGCGCATCCTGTTGCCAATGATCTCCGGCACCCATGAACTGGAAGAAGCCCTGCACCTGATCCACCGGGCCTGGGGCGAGGTGCGCGACGAAGGCACCGACGTGCCGATGCCGCCGGTGGGCGTGATGATCGAGATTCCCGCAGCGGTGTACCAGACCAAGGAACTGGCACGGCAGGTGGATTTCCTGTCGGTGGGCTCCAACGACCTGACCCAATACCTGCTGGCCGTGGACCGTAACAACCCACGGGTGGCGGACCTGTACGACTACCTGCACCCGGCGGTGCTGCAAGCCTTGCAGAACGTGGTGCGCGACGCCCATGCCGAAGGCAAGCCGGTGAGCATCTGCGGCGAAATGGCCGGCGACCCGGCAGCGGCCGTGCTGTTGATGGCGATGGGTTTTGACAGCCTGTCGATGAACGCCACCAACTTGCCGAAAGTGAAGTGGATGCTGCGCCAGATCAACCTCAGCAAGGCCCAGGAATTGCTGGCGGAAGTCATGACCATCGACAACCCGCAAGTGATCCACAGTTCCCTGCAACTGGCGCTGAAGAACCTTGGTTTGGCGCGGATGATCAATCCGGCTTCGAACAAGACCCTCTAA
- the lgt gene encoding prolipoprotein diacylglyceryl transferase, whose protein sequence is MLPYPQIDPVALAIGPLKIHWYGLMYLVGIGGAWLLASRRLNRFDPTWNKEKLSDLVFWLSMGVIVGGRLGYVLFYDLSAYLANPTLIFEVWKGGMSFHGGFIGVMLAALWFGKKNNKSFFQLMDFVAPMVPIGLGAGRIGNFINAELWGKPTDVPWAMIFPPFSDPAQLPRHPSQLYQFALEGVALFLILWLFSRKPRPTMAVSGMFALFYGIFRFIVEFVRVPDAQLGYLAWNWLTMGQVLCLPMIVGGLALIWLAYHRASAAAAKV, encoded by the coding sequence ATGCTGCCTTACCCGCAGATCGATCCGGTGGCCCTGGCCATCGGCCCGCTGAAAATCCACTGGTACGGCCTGATGTACCTGGTCGGCATCGGCGGCGCCTGGCTGCTGGCGTCGCGTCGGCTGAACCGTTTCGACCCAACCTGGAACAAGGAAAAGCTCTCCGACCTGGTGTTCTGGCTGTCCATGGGCGTGATTGTCGGCGGGCGCCTGGGCTACGTGCTGTTCTACGACCTGAGCGCGTACCTGGCCAACCCGACACTGATCTTCGAAGTCTGGAAGGGCGGCATGTCGTTCCACGGTGGCTTCATCGGCGTGATGCTGGCAGCGTTGTGGTTCGGCAAGAAAAACAACAAATCGTTTTTCCAGCTGATGGACTTCGTCGCACCGATGGTGCCGATCGGCCTGGGCGCCGGGCGCATCGGCAACTTCATCAACGCCGAGTTGTGGGGCAAGCCGACCGACGTGCCGTGGGCAATGATCTTCCCGCCGTTCAGTGACCCGGCACAATTGCCGCGCCACCCGTCGCAGCTCTATCAGTTCGCCCTCGAAGGTGTGGCATTGTTCCTGATCCTCTGGCTGTTCTCGCGCAAGCCGCGGCCAACCATGGCAGTGTCGGGCATGTTCGCACTGTTCTACGGGATCTTCCGCTTCATCGTCGAGTTTGTCCGCGTACCGGACGCCCAGCTCGGCTATCTGGCGTGGAACTGGCTGACCATGGGCCAGGTGTTGTGCTTGCCGATGATCGTCGGCGGCCTGGCGCTGATCTGGCTGGCTTATCATCGTGCGTCGGCTGCGGCGGCCAAAGTTTAA
- a CDS encoding DUF2269 family protein, with amino-acid sequence METLTALKIAHVIATVLLLAGALGLAVWVWRTRRNGDATAAARTLQRPRLFIWLVMILALASLPFTGWWMVHQVGWPLGQTWLLASSVLYTVAALAGFWLVVRLNKLRKTPTVGNGRFTFALAVFSMVCFIAIAGLMGAKPV; translated from the coding sequence ATGGAAACATTAACTGCGCTGAAGATCGCTCACGTCATCGCCACCGTACTGCTGCTGGCGGGCGCCCTGGGGCTGGCCGTCTGGGTCTGGCGCACGCGCCGCAACGGCGATGCCACGGCGGCGGCGCGCACGCTGCAACGTCCGCGGCTGTTCATCTGGCTGGTGATGATCCTGGCACTGGCAAGCCTGCCCTTCACGGGCTGGTGGATGGTGCATCAGGTTGGCTGGCCGCTGGGGCAGACCTGGCTGTTGGCTTCCAGCGTGCTCTACACCGTGGCGGCGCTGGCGGGGTTCTGGCTGGTGGTGCGACTGAACAAACTGCGCAAGACGCCGACGGTGGGCAATGGCAGGTTCACCTTTGCCCTGGCGGTGTTCAGCATGGTCTGCTTTATCGCCATTGCGGGGTTGATGGGGGCCAAGCCGGTTTAA